From a single Cytophagales bacterium WSM2-2 genomic region:
- the fabG gene encoding 3-oxoacyl-[acyl-carrier-protein] reductase FabG, whose product MPQSLKGKKIALITGGASGIGLAIATKFVNEGIVTIITGRDQNKLSDAKEALGELCIPVRMDVTKFKQVPGQIEKLAKRFGRIDILVNNAGINLKKELVQVTDEEFERIIMTNLTGVFVISREVAKVMIHQKKGFILNISSMAAQYGLPKVIAYAASKTAIEGMTRSMAVELSPLGILVNCIAPGFIKTNMSSKALDSDPERKKRVLKRTPMGKLGLPEDVANTAYFLVSDQNAYITGTVIPVDGGNSIGF is encoded by the coding sequence ATGCCCCAATCTTTGAAGGGAAAGAAAATCGCGCTGATCACGGGAGGCGCCTCCGGAATTGGCCTTGCCATCGCCACTAAATTTGTGAATGAAGGCATCGTCACCATTATCACCGGGAGAGATCAGAACAAACTCAGCGATGCAAAAGAAGCACTAGGAGAACTGTGCATTCCCGTGCGCATGGATGTCACTAAGTTCAAGCAAGTCCCCGGTCAGATCGAAAAGCTGGCCAAGCGTTTTGGAAGAATAGACATACTCGTCAACAATGCCGGCATCAATCTGAAGAAAGAATTGGTCCAGGTCACTGACGAAGAATTTGAACGTATTATCATGACCAACCTCACCGGGGTCTTTGTTATTTCACGCGAGGTGGCCAAAGTGATGATTCATCAGAAGAAAGGATTTATATTGAACATCAGTTCGATGGCTGCACAGTACGGTCTGCCTAAAGTAATCGCCTATGCCGCTTCGAAAACAGCAATAGAAGGAATGACACGAAGTATGGCTGTAGAACTTTCGCCCCTGGGCATCCTTGTGAATTGTATTGCTCCCGGTTTTATCAAGACAAACATGTCGTCCAAAGCACTCGATAGCGATCCCGAACGTAAGAAGCGCGTACTCAAGCGCACTCCTATGGGCAAACTGGGATTGCCTGAAGACGTTGCCAATACTGCTTATTTCTTAGTGTCTGACCAAAACGCATACATCACCGGCACAGTCATCCCGGTGGATGGCGGTAATTCAATTGGATTTTAA
- a CDS encoding carbohydrate kinase, with protein MNSSNGYLLGLDIGSSSVKASLVSISTGASVASAQSPQEEMQIIATQAGWAEQDPHLWWEHVVKSVKMCLQKSGAKPESILAIGIAYQMHGLVVVDRDLNPLRHSIIWCDSRAVETGEKAFSDLGKHYCLQHYLNSPGNFTASKLKWIKENEPKTYERIYKIMLPGDFIALKMTGEVTTTETGLSEGILWDFEKKEIAKKLLEYYGIETSFLAKVTPVFSKQGELSKAAAAELGLAPKTPIAYRAGDQPNNAFSLNVLNPGETAATAGTSGVVYSVTDKNAFDTESRVNSFLHVNNDYHSKRNGVLLCVNGTGIQNSWLRKNIKGANSANDYAEMNKIASQSPIGSGGVAVLPFGNGAERILGNKEIGGSVHGLNFNTHHQSHLFRAAQEGIVFALRYGFDILSEMGLKTKVIKAGKANMFLSPVFREAFVNTLEARLELYDTDGAKGAALGSGIGSGIYSSSTEAFKGLHLIESEEPDAGKKESYKGAYDHWRKILNESLEN; from the coding sequence ATGAATTCGTCAAACGGATATCTGCTCGGTCTTGATATCGGGAGTTCTTCTGTAAAAGCTTCGCTCGTATCCATTTCCACAGGCGCGTCTGTTGCGTCAGCGCAGTCTCCACAAGAAGAGATGCAGATCATTGCAACACAGGCCGGATGGGCCGAACAAGATCCTCACCTCTGGTGGGAGCACGTGGTGAAGAGCGTGAAGATGTGCTTGCAGAAGTCAGGCGCAAAACCGGAAAGTATTCTCGCTATCGGCATCGCTTATCAAATGCATGGGCTGGTCGTTGTTGACCGTGATCTTAACCCGCTGCGTCACTCTATAATATGGTGTGACAGTCGCGCGGTTGAAACTGGCGAGAAGGCGTTTTCTGATTTGGGCAAACACTATTGCCTGCAGCACTATCTCAATTCCCCTGGAAATTTCACCGCATCCAAGCTGAAGTGGATCAAAGAGAACGAGCCAAAGACGTACGAGCGGATTTATAAGATCATGTTGCCCGGTGACTTTATCGCGCTGAAGATGACGGGAGAAGTGACCACCACGGAAACAGGTTTGTCTGAAGGCATTCTTTGGGATTTTGAAAAAAAAGAGATCGCAAAGAAGCTGCTTGAATATTATGGCATTGAAACTTCGTTCCTCGCAAAAGTAACGCCTGTATTTTCGAAACAAGGCGAGCTGAGTAAAGCGGCAGCAGCAGAATTGGGCCTCGCTCCGAAGACGCCCATTGCCTACCGCGCAGGAGATCAACCTAACAATGCTTTCTCATTGAATGTACTCAACCCCGGTGAAACCGCGGCTACGGCCGGAACGTCCGGAGTCGTGTACAGTGTCACAGATAAAAATGCATTCGACACCGAATCGCGCGTCAATTCATTCCTGCACGTCAACAATGATTACCACTCGAAAAGAAACGGTGTGCTGCTCTGCGTGAATGGAACAGGGATTCAGAACAGCTGGCTCCGGAAAAATATCAAAGGAGCTAACTCCGCCAACGACTATGCCGAGATGAATAAGATCGCTTCACAGTCACCTATAGGATCAGGTGGGGTGGCAGTGCTTCCGTTTGGCAATGGCGCTGAACGTATCCTCGGCAATAAAGAGATAGGGGGCTCAGTTCACGGACTGAATTTCAATACACATCACCAATCGCATTTATTCAGGGCGGCACAGGAGGGAATTGTTTTTGCTTTGCGCTACGGGTTTGATATCCTTTCTGAAATGGGATTGAAAACAAAAGTCATTAAGGCAGGCAAAGCAAATATGTTCTTAAGCCCGGTGTTCCGCGAAGCGTTTGTCAATACACTGGAAGCACGGTTGGAGTTGTACGACACTGACGGTGCAAAAGGCGCAGCGCTGGGTTCAGGAATAGGCTCCGGAATTTATTCATCTTCAACAGAGGCTTTCAAAGGATTGCATCTGATTGAATCGGAAGAGCCGGATGCAGGAAAAAAAGAATCCTACAAAGGTGCCTATGATCACTGGCGAAAGATCCTGAACGAATCATTAGAAAATTAA
- the xylA2 gene encoding xylose isomerase 2: MKLSIGNKEYFKGIGKIKYEGKDSDNPLAFKFYDAQKKVGKKTMEEHFRFAIAYWHTFCGTGGDPFGAPTKNFPWLQNSNPVERAKDKMDAAFEFITKIGVPFYCFHDYDIVDEAPTLKESEKRLTEVVSYAKSKQKASGVKLLWGTANLFSNPRYMNGAATNPDFNVVCHAGAQVKNAIDATIELGGSNYVFWGGREGYLSLLNTNMKRELDHLARFLHAARDYGRKNGFKGTFLIEPKPMEPSKHQYDFDAATVISFLREYDLMADFKLNLEVNHATLAQHSFQHELQVAANANVLGSMDANRGDYQNGWDTDQFPNNVYELVESMLVIMEAGGFKTGGINFDAKTRRNSTDLKDIFYAHIGGMDTFARALLIANDVLEKSEYKALRKNRYASFDTGKGKQFENGKLTLDALRSLAHANGEPEQISGRQEYFENIINKYL; the protein is encoded by the coding sequence ATGAAACTATCCATTGGCAACAAAGAATACTTCAAAGGAATCGGCAAGATCAAATACGAAGGAAAAGACTCTGACAACCCGCTGGCATTTAAATTTTATGATGCCCAGAAAAAAGTGGGAAAGAAAACCATGGAAGAGCATTTCAGGTTTGCTATCGCTTACTGGCATACCTTCTGCGGCACCGGTGGAGATCCGTTTGGTGCGCCAACCAAAAACTTTCCGTGGTTACAGAACAGCAACCCTGTTGAGCGCGCCAAAGATAAGATGGATGCTGCCTTTGAATTCATCACCAAAATTGGTGTTCCTTTTTATTGCTTCCACGATTATGACATTGTAGATGAAGCTCCGACTTTGAAAGAATCGGAAAAGAGATTGACAGAGGTTGTTTCTTATGCCAAGAGCAAACAGAAAGCATCAGGTGTGAAATTACTTTGGGGAACAGCAAACCTCTTTTCAAACCCGAGGTACATGAATGGCGCTGCCACCAACCCCGACTTTAATGTGGTATGTCATGCAGGTGCACAGGTTAAAAACGCAATAGACGCAACGATAGAGTTGGGCGGATCTAATTACGTGTTCTGGGGCGGGAGAGAAGGCTACCTCTCATTGCTGAATACCAACATGAAGCGCGAACTGGATCACCTGGCGCGCTTCCTTCACGCGGCCAGGGATTACGGAAGGAAAAACGGATTCAAAGGAACATTCCTGATCGAACCCAAACCAATGGAGCCGTCCAAGCATCAATATGATTTCGATGCTGCCACCGTGATTTCGTTTTTGAGAGAATACGACCTGATGGCCGACTTCAAACTGAACCTGGAAGTAAACCATGCAACATTAGCCCAGCACTCGTTCCAGCACGAACTGCAAGTGGCTGCCAATGCCAATGTGCTTGGGAGCATGGATGCGAACCGTGGCGACTATCAGAACGGATGGGACACCGATCAATTCCCTAATAATGTATACGAGTTGGTCGAGTCAATGCTCGTGATTATGGAAGCGGGTGGTTTCAAGACCGGTGGTATCAACTTTGACGCGAAGACGCGCAGGAACTCTACCGATCTCAAAGACATCTTCTATGCACACATTGGAGGCATGGATACGTTCGCACGTGCACTCCTGATAGCTAATGATGTTCTGGAAAAATCAGAATACAAAGCTTTGCGAAAAAATCGCTACGCTTCTTTCGATACAGGCAAAGGCAAGCAGTTCGAAAACGGCAAGCTTACCCTGGATGCCCTGCGTTCACTGGCGCACGCCAATGGCGAGCCTGAGCAAATCAGCGGCAGACAGGAATACTTTGAGAACATCATCAACAAGTATCTCTGA
- a CDS encoding 9-O-acetylesterase — translation MRSLLIVSLLHAGFSYAQLRLPRLVSDGMVLQRDAKVKIWGWAEPAEKIALRFASKQYSTIAGTDGKWQIELPSHKAGGPYEMMLSASNTIQLKNILFGDVWLCSGQSNMELGMDRLQDKYPEVIASANNPEIRQFLVPDKYNFNAPNEDVESGEWLSVNRDNIFRFSGVGYFFATELYAKYKVPIGLINSALGGAPAEAWISEEQIKKFPDYYAELQKFKSKELIDQIESNDRNAGRDWFMQLNSTDPGVRERWSKADLDDQNWAEVNLPAYFDMPDFVNTNGSVWFRKEIIVPKSMIGKPCRLWLGRIVDSDSAFVNGAFVGTTSYQYPPRKYMVKENLLKEGKNVIAVRVISSGGKGAFIPDKPYFLFSGKDSVDLKGKWKYKVGAKLKPMSGSTTVRWKPSGLYNAMIAPLTNFAIKGALWYQGEANTRKPLEYTELMRTLITDWRTRWNEGDFPFIVVELANFMNEKREPSESGWAQLRQAQLDTRHLSNTAVTVSIDVGEWNDIHPLNKKEVGRRLALQAMRIAYNDKKIISSGPIAESVKRSGNQLIVEFSNTGSGLVAGDGKALKYFAIAGKDRKFVWAKAEIKKNTVIVSSENVSDPVTVRYAWADNPSGANLCNKEKLPASPFEISIAVLK, via the coding sequence ATGCGTTCGTTATTGATCGTCTCTCTTCTGCATGCCGGATTCAGTTACGCGCAGTTACGACTGCCGCGTCTGGTCAGTGATGGTATGGTTTTGCAACGGGATGCAAAGGTTAAAATCTGGGGATGGGCTGAGCCCGCTGAGAAAATAGCCCTGCGTTTCGCTTCGAAACAGTATAGTACAATTGCCGGGACAGATGGAAAATGGCAGATCGAATTGCCATCCCACAAAGCCGGTGGGCCTTATGAGATGATGCTGTCTGCATCCAACACCATTCAACTAAAGAACATTTTGTTTGGCGATGTGTGGCTCTGCAGCGGGCAATCAAATATGGAGCTGGGCATGGACCGGTTGCAAGACAAATATCCCGAGGTAATTGCCAGCGCCAACAACCCGGAGATCAGGCAATTCCTGGTTCCGGACAAATACAATTTCAATGCACCGAATGAAGATGTAGAGAGTGGCGAGTGGTTGTCAGTAAATCGCGACAATATATTCCGGTTTTCAGGTGTTGGTTATTTCTTCGCTACTGAGTTGTATGCGAAGTACAAGGTCCCGATCGGGTTGATCAACTCAGCTTTGGGTGGCGCACCGGCCGAAGCCTGGATCAGCGAAGAGCAGATCAAAAAATTCCCGGACTACTATGCGGAGCTGCAGAAATTCAAGAGCAAAGAACTCATTGACCAGATAGAATCAAACGACAGGAATGCCGGCCGTGATTGGTTCATGCAACTGAACAGCACAGACCCGGGAGTGCGTGAGCGTTGGTCAAAAGCAGACCTGGATGATCAGAACTGGGCCGAAGTAAACCTTCCTGCCTATTTTGATATGCCTGACTTCGTCAATACAAACGGCTCGGTATGGTTCAGGAAAGAAATAATTGTACCCAAGTCAATGATTGGAAAGCCCTGCAGGCTATGGTTGGGGAGAATTGTTGATTCGGATTCAGCTTTTGTCAACGGTGCCTTTGTTGGAACGACAAGCTACCAGTATCCGCCAAGAAAATACATGGTGAAAGAGAATTTGCTGAAAGAAGGAAAGAACGTCATCGCTGTTCGCGTTATCAGCTCCGGGGGCAAAGGCGCTTTCATTCCAGACAAGCCTTACTTCTTGTTTTCAGGAAAAGACTCTGTCGATCTGAAAGGAAAGTGGAAGTACAAAGTGGGAGCGAAGCTGAAACCGATGTCCGGCTCGACAACCGTTCGCTGGAAGCCTTCCGGGTTATACAACGCGATGATCGCACCACTCACCAACTTCGCGATCAAGGGAGCGCTCTGGTACCAGGGCGAAGCAAACACAAGGAAGCCCCTGGAGTATACCGAACTGATGCGCACGCTGATCACCGATTGGCGTACACGATGGAATGAAGGTGATTTCCCATTTATCGTAGTAGAGCTTGCCAATTTCATGAATGAAAAAAGGGAGCCTTCGGAAAGCGGTTGGGCCCAGCTCCGGCAGGCGCAGCTTGATACGAGGCATTTATCAAATACGGCTGTGACGGTGAGTATTGATGTGGGCGAGTGGAATGACATTCACCCGTTGAATAAGAAGGAAGTGGGCAGGCGTCTTGCCTTGCAGGCCATGCGAATCGCTTATAACGATAAAAAAATCATTTCTTCAGGGCCGATTGCCGAATCGGTAAAGCGAAGCGGCAATCAATTGATAGTTGAATTTTCAAATACAGGCTCGGGACTTGTTGCCGGTGATGGCAAAGCGCTGAAGTATTTCGCCATTGCAGGCAAGGACAGGAAATTTGTGTGGGCGAAAGCCGAGATCAAAAAGAATACGGTTATCGTCTCGAGTGAAAACGTCTCTGATCCCGTCACCGTACGTTATGCCTGGGCCGATAATCCATCGGGGGCAAATCTTTGCAATAAAGAAAAATTACCGGCATCACCGTTTGAGATTTCAATAGCGGTGTTGAAGTAG
- the xerD_2 gene encoding site-specific tyrosine recombinase XerD, translated as MNFNQYLKTLQHSKKSIISCEKSVNRFLEWLKEQCIEPEQTSYGDILAYMKHCQQSGATQRTVQNYLNMIRHFYDHLIEQRQMVTNPVASIKVQGVKRKTLYHIFKPEELDTIYYSYQDETLKGKRNKIMLSLLVYQGVKTDELAKLEVQDVKLREGKIHIPGGLKSEGRILQLEPHQVLEFHDYVSNTRKEILAKSEQLTDKLFVSIEGGDSFNSCMNRLMYWVKRRNKLVINPKQLRASVIVKWLRMYNLRRVQYLAGHRYISSTEAYQQSEMDGLTEEVNQFHPLG; from the coding sequence ATGAACTTTAACCAATACCTTAAAACACTACAGCATAGCAAGAAAAGCATTATAAGCTGTGAGAAGTCAGTAAACCGCTTTTTGGAATGGCTTAAAGAACAATGTATTGAACCAGAACAAACAAGTTATGGGGATATTCTGGCCTACATGAAACACTGCCAGCAAAGTGGAGCTACCCAGAGGACGGTACAGAATTACCTTAACATGATTAGGCATTTTTATGACCACCTGATAGAGCAACGTCAAATGGTAACTAATCCAGTGGCCAGCATAAAAGTGCAAGGAGTGAAGCGTAAAACATTGTACCACATCTTTAAACCGGAAGAGCTTGACACGATTTATTACAGCTATCAGGATGAAACATTGAAAGGAAAGAGAAATAAGATCATGTTGAGCTTGTTGGTGTACCAGGGAGTAAAGACAGATGAACTTGCGAAGCTTGAAGTACAAGATGTAAAGCTAAGGGAAGGGAAAATCCATATTCCTGGAGGTTTGAAAAGCGAAGGAAGGATTTTACAGCTTGAGCCTCATCAGGTGCTAGAGTTTCACGACTATGTAAGCAATACACGAAAGGAAATCTTGGCAAAGTCAGAACAACTGACTGATAAGCTCTTTGTAAGCATCGAAGGAGGTGACAGCTTTAACAGTTGTATGAATCGACTCATGTACTGGGTGAAACGGAGAAACAAATTAGTTATAAACCCCAAGCAGCTAAGAGCAAGTGTAATCGTAAAGTGGTTGAGGATGTACAATCTTCGAAGGGTACAATATCTAGCAGGCCATCGTTACATTAGTTCCACAGAAGCCTATCAGCAGAGTGAAATGGATGGACTCACTGAAGAAGTGAACCAGTTCCATCCACTTGGATAG